The sequence GTGGGTGCGGGCGAGGTCGGCCCGCACCCAGGGCAGGTCGATCACCCCGTTCTCGCGCGCCCAGTCGCGCACGTCCTCCCACAGCCGGATCATCCGGCCGCCGAGTGCGGCGAGCCCGATGCGCTCGTGGTTGAGCTGCGTGGTGATCAGGCTCCAGCCGCCGTCGACGTCCCCGACCACCGACGACGCGGGCACCGCGACGCCGTTGTAGTACGTCGCCGTCACGACCATCCCGCCGACCGTCGGGATCGGGCTCCAGGAGAACCCGTCGGCGTCGGTCGGGACGATCAGGATCGAGATGCCCTTGTGCTTGGGCGCGTCCGGGTTCGTGCGCGCCGCGAGCCAGATGTGGTCGGCGGTGTTGGCGCCGCTGGTGAAGACCTTGCTGCCGTCGATGACGAACCGGTCGCCGTCCCGGACGGCCCGGGTGCGCAGCGAGGCGAGGTCGGTCCCGGCCTCGGGCTCGGTGTAGCCGATCGCGAAGACGAGGTCGCCGGACAGGATGCCGGGCAGGTACGCGCGCTTCTGCTCGTCGGTGCCGAACCGCATCAGCGTGGGGCCGACCGTGTTCACGGTGACGAAGGGGAACGGCAGCCCGGCGCGCTGCACCTCGTCGAAGAAGACGTACTGCTCGGCGATCGACCTGCCCTGCCCGCCGTACTCCTCCGGCCAGCCGTAGCCGAGCCAGCCGTCGTTGCCGAGCATCTTGACGATCTCGCGGAACCGCTCGCCGCCCACGCCCTGCTCGCCGGCGCGGCGCCGCACGTCCTCGGGCAGCAGGCCCGCGAAGTACGCCCTCAGTTCCGCGCGCAGCTCGCGATGCGCCTCGGACTCACGCAGATCCATACATGCCCTTTCTCGGTCAGGGGAGGAAGCGCCCGCGGCCCGCGGCGGCGAACTCCTCGCGGAGCGCGGCCTTGTCCGCCTCGGTCATCGGGACGTACTCCGGCGAGCCCCGGCCCGCCCACCGGAACACGGGGTCGGACGTCCGCCAGCCGTCGAGCTGCAGCTCCTTCTTCTTGAGCTTTCCCGACCCGGTCGTCGGCAGCGCGTGCGAGACGCGCACGAAGCGCGGCGCGCCCTTGGTGCCGAGGTCGTCCTGGCGGGCCAGGAAGGCGGGCAGGTCCAGGTCCTCGAAGCCGACGCCCTCGGGGATCTCGATCGCCGCCATCACCTGGTCGCCGGAGCGCGGGTCCGGCACGCCGAACGCGACCGCGTCCACGATCTTCGGGTGGCGGCGGACGACGTTCTGGGTGAGCAGCGCGGAGATGTTCTCCGAGTCCACCCGGATCCAGTCGCCGGACCGCCCGCCGAAGTACAGGAACCCGTCGCCGTCGACGTAGCCGAGGTCGCCCGTCCAGTACCAGCCGTGCCTGACGCGCTCGGCGTCGGCCTCCGGGTTCCTGTAGTAGCCCTCGAACCTGGCCGCGCCGTGCACGTCGACGATCTCCCCGACGGCGGCCTCGGCGTTGGTGACGCGGCCGTGCCCGTCCAGGACGGCGGGCGCGCAGGTCTCGCGCGTCTCGGGGTTGACGATGCGGACGCCGTCGTGGGCCGGGCGCCCGAGCGCGCTCGGCGGCGCCTGCGGATCCTGCTTGATCATGCCGGCGCTCTCGCTGGACCCGTAGCCCTCGACCAGCCGCGCGCCGAAGCGGCGCAGGAACTCGGCCTTGTCCTCCGGGGACGCCTCCGTCCCGAACCCGTGCGTGAGCGTGTTGTCGCCGTCGTCCGGGCTCTCGGGGGTGGCGAGGACGTAGCCGATCGCCTTGCCGACGTAGGTGAAGAACGTCGCGCCGTAGTACCGGACGTCCGGCAGGAACCCGGACGCGGAGAACCTCCTCGCCAGGACGACGGTCGCGCCGACCGCCAGCGACGGCGCCCAGAGCGCCATGAGCGCGTTGCCGTGGAACAGCGGCATCGGGCAGTAGCTGACGTCCTCGCGCTTGACGTCGTACTTGGCGCTGTTGTTGCGGCCGAGCTCGGCGAGCCGTCCCTGCGAGCAGCGCGCCGCCTTCGACGCGCCGGTGGTCCCGGAGGTGAACAGCAGCAGCAGCTGCGTCAGCGGGGTGATCGACTCATCGGCCCCGGGCTCGCAGGCGTGGGCCGCGACCAGCTCCGGGTAGCCGTCGTCGTCGATCAGCAGGAAGCGGTCGCGCGGGACGCCGATGTCGAGGCCGTCCAGCAGCTTCAGCCCGGCCCGGTCGGTGACGACGAGCTGAAGGTCGGTGTGCCGGACCTCCTGCTCCAGGTAGGCGCCGGTCCGGGTGGAGTTGATGCCGACGATCGTCGCGCCGCCCAGTGCCGCCGCCCCGAGCCACAGGACGTACTCCGGGACGTTCTCCAGGAGCACGCCGATGTGGAAGGGCCCGTCCCGGCGCAGTGCGCGGGCGAGCGACGCGCGCGCCGCGCTCTCCCGGACCACCTCGTCCCACGACCATGTCCGCTCGCGGCTCCGCAGGCCGGGGCGGGCGTCGCCCAGCCGGGCCAGCAGCATCGCCGCGATCGTCTCGTCACGCACGCGCGGCGCCCCAGGCCGGCTCGGTGGACAGGACGCAGTGGGTGCCGCCGTAGATCGCGGTCATGCACTTGTTGCAGTGGATGCACAGCGACCGGGTCGCGGGCTCGTCCTTGATCCGGTTGATCAGGTCGGGCTCGCGCAGCAGGGCGCGGGCCATCGCGACGAACGCGAAGCCCTCCGCCATCGCGGTGTCCATGCCCGCCCTGTCGGTGACGCCGCCCAGCAGGATCATCGGCAGCCTCACCGCGGCGCGGATCTGCCGGGCGTCCTTGAGCAGGTAGAGGTCCTCGTAGGGGTAGGACTTCAGGAAGTGCTTGCCGATCAGCTTGATCCCGAGCTTGGTCGGCTGCTTCATGACCGAGGCGAACTCGTGCAGCGGCGCGTCGCCCTTGAACAGGTACATGGGGTTGAGCAGGGAGCTTCCGGCGGTCATCTGGAGGGCGTCGACCGTGCCGTCGGCCTCCAGCCACCGCGCCACCTGGATGGCCTCGTCGATCCAGAAGCCGCCGGGCACGCCGTCGTCCATGTTGAGCTTCGCGGTGATCGCGATGCGGTCGCCGACGGCGTCGCGGACGGCGCGGCCGATGTCGCGCGCCAGCCGGGCGCGGTTCTCCAGCGACCCGCCGTACTCGTCCCCGCGGTGGTTGATCTTGGGGCTGAGGAACGCGCTCGTCAGGTAGTTGTGCCCCATGTGGATCTCGATGGAGTCGAACCCCGCCTCGATCGCCATCCTGCCCGCGCGGCCGTGCGCCTCGACGACGCGCTTCAGGTCCGCATGCGTGGCGGCCTTCGCGACGGTCTGCGTGGTCAGGTGGAAGTGGCGGCTGGGCGCGAGCGCGGGGAGCTTGTTGCTCTTGGGGTTGGCGACCGGACCGGCGTGCCCGATCTGCGCCTGGACCGCCGCCCCCTCCGCGTGCACGGCGTCGGTCAGCCTGCGGAGGCCGGGCATCGCCTCGTCCCGCCAGTGGATCTGCCTGCGGTCGGTGCGGCCCTCCGGCGCGACCGCGCAGTACGCGACGGTGGTCATCCCGACGCCGCCGCGCGCGTGCCGGACATGGAAGTCGATCAGCGCGTCGGTGACCTGGCCGTCCTTGGTCAGCCCCTCGTACGTCGCCGCCTTGACGATGCGGTTCCGCAGCGTGACGGGTCCCAGCTTGGCCGGGGTGAACACGTCGGGCCCAAGGGCGGCCGCCGGGGGGTGCGGGGGGTCGTCCCCCCGCGTGCGGGTCGCGGCGGTCGCCGGGGGGTCGCCCGCCCGCAGGCGAGTCGGGTCGTTCATGTGAGAGTCCTCCATCCGGACTAGACGTTAATCAGCGGGATGTCCGGGCACTCCGGACATCCCGCTGACCGGGAGCGTCGGGCCGCTAGGCGTCCCCGCGCAGCGCGGCGGCGATCTGGTCGGCCTGGGACTGCTGCTCCACGAGCTGGCGCAGCAGCCACAGGCGCAGGACGCGGGTGACGGCGGCGGCCAGGTAGAGGGCCGCGCCGAGGACGGTCACCGCCAGGAACCCGACGGCGAGCGTCTGCAGCGAGCCCACGTCCCGCAGGTCGTCCTTGGTGAGGGACACGTTGTAGGCGACGAAGGTCCCGGCGATTCCTGCGATCATGGCCAGGACGCCGGCGATCCGCGCCGCCCCGTCGAAGCGGGGCCGGCCGGTCCTGAGCCGGTGGCGCGCGACGTCGTCCTTGAACCGCTGGCGCCGTTCCTCAGTGAGCATGATGGGTCAACCTCCCAGGTAGTCGCTGGACAGCCGGTCTTCGATCTCGGCGGGCGGGCCGGCCGCCACCACGCGCCCGTGCAGCATCAGCGCGGCGGTGTCGGCGATCGGCAGGACGGCGCGGGCGAACTGCTCCGCGACCAGCACCGACAGGCCGCCCTCGACCAGCTCGGCGACCGTCTCGTACATCCGGGTGACGATCATGGGCGCGAGGCCCATGGACAGCTCGTCGAGCAGCAGCACCGCGGGGTCGCTGCCGAGAGCGCGCGACAGCGCGAGCATCTGCTGCTCGCCGCCGGACATCGATCCGGCGAGCTGGTGGCGGCGCTCGCCGAGGATCGGGAAGCGGGCGTAGGCCCGCTCCTCCAGGTCCTCCAGCCGGGCACCGGTCCCGGTGGCGGCCCACAGGTTCTCCCGCACCGTCAGGTTGGGGAAGATCCCGCGGCCCTCGGGGACGGCGCAGACGCCGAGGCGCGCCGCGTCCTGCGCCGAGACGCCGTTCACCCTCCGCCCGGCGAACAGCAGGTCGCCGCCGGTCGGCGGGTGCAGGCCCGCGCAGACCCGCATCGTGGTCGACTTGCCGCCGCCGTTCGGGCCGAGCAGCGCCAGCAGCGAGCCGGGCCGCAGCGCCAGGTCGACGCCGTGCAGGACCTCGATGGCGCCGTAGCCCGCGCGGATGCCCCTCAGTTCGAGCAGCGGTTCCGGCGGTGCCGTGGCGGCCGGTTCGGCGACCGCGTCCGGTTCAGGCATGGCTCCCCTCCTCGGTGCCGATGTAGGCGGCGATGACCTCCGGCGACTCCTTGATCTCCCGGGGTGCGCCGGACGCGATGAGCGCGCCGTAGTCGAGGACGTGGACGGTGGAGCACAGCCGCATGACCAGCGGCAGGTCGTGCTCGACCAGGCAGATGGCGAGGCCCTCGGCGGCGAGGCCGGTGAGCATCTCGGCGAACGCCTCCGTCTCGCGCTCGGTCTGGCCGGAGGCGGGCTCGTCCAGCAGCAGCACGCGCGGCGAGGTCATCAGCGCGCGCGCCACCTCCACCACCCGGGCCCGCCCGATCGGGATGTCGGACACGTCGCGGTCGGCGACGTCGATGAGGCCCGTGCGCTCCAGGACCCGGTCGGTCTCCTCGTTCAGGTCGAACCGCCTGCGGGACGTGGCGCGCAGGACGTCGCCAGCGACGCGGACGTTGTCGCGCACGGACAGGGACAGGAACAGCTCCAGCCGCTGGAACGTCCGCGCCATGCCGCGCCGCGCGCGCTTGGCCGGGGACAGGCGGGTGATGTCGTCCCCGTCCAGGAGCACTTGGCCGGACGCGGGCCTCTGCAGCCCGGTGATGGTGTTGAACATCGTGGTCTTGCCCGCGCCGTTCGGGCCGATGAGCCCGGTGATGCGGCCTTCGCCCATGGTGAGGCTGACGTCGTCCACGGCGGTGTTGCCGCCGAACCGGACGGTGACGCCCCGGGTCGCGAGCAGGGGCGGGGTCTCAGGCATGGACCGTTCCCTTCAGGCCGAGTTCGCGGTCGAGGCGGACGCGCAGCGCGTCGGTGTAGGGCTCGTCCACGCCGACGAGTTCCAGCGGCACCGGGCGGCCCCCGCGTCCCTCCTCCAGGTAGGCGCGGCCCACGGCGGGCAGCAGCATGACGACGCACAGCGCGGCCAGGGCGAACGTCCAGGTGCCGATCACGCCGGTCAGCGCGAGGACGTACAGGACGGCGCCCAGCGCCCCCGCCCCGAACAGCAGGGGCCTGGCAGTCCGGATCGCGCGGTAGCCGTCGACGAGGTCGTGGACGAACCCGCTCGGGTTCCGGCCGACGCCCATCCCGACCAGCGCCGTCCCGACGAGGACGAGGTGGCCGAGCGCCCGGTAGACGGTGGCCATGCCCTCGTTCTCCAGGGCGAGGTCGCCGAACGTCGAGACGAGGACGGCCGAGCCGACGCCCGCCATCAGGCCGCCGAACAGGGCGCCGCTGAGGTAGCCGATGCCCGCCACCACGACGAGCATGAGCAGGGCGAGGCTGCCGACGAAGGAGAAGTTCTCCTGCGCGACGGTCCCGGTCGCCGCCGACATCAGCACGCCGCCGAGCCCCGCGATCGCCGCGGAGATCATGAAGACGCTCAGCTTCAGCCGGACGAGGTTCTGCCCGAGCATCGCCGTCGCCGCCGGGCTGTCCTTCATCGCCGCGAGCCGCCGCCCGTAGCCGCTGCCGCGCAGCGCGGCGAGCCCGACGGCGATGAGCGCGAACAGCGCGGTCGCGGTCATCAGCGAGGTCGTTCCGTCCCGCAGGTCGAGCGGGCCGACCTTGAGGGGCGGGACGACGAGCGCCCCGTCCGGGAAGAGGGTGAACCGCATCCCGAAAAGTTCGTGCTCGGTGGTGTCGCGCAGCACCATGTTCGACAGGAACTCGCCGAACGCCATGGTCGCGAGCGCCAGGTACAGGCCGCGCAGCCGCAGCGCCGGCAGCGCGACGAGCCCGCCGACCAGCGCCGCCGCCGCGACGGCGAGCAGCACGCCCTGGATGTTCGTCCGGGCTCCGAGGCCGCTGCCCTGCACGCCGAAGTGGAACGCCACCACCGTCGCGACCGCCCCGAACGCCAGCGGCGCGAGGTTCAGCTCGCCCGCGTAGCCGGTGAGGACGGTCAGCGACAGGGCGATGATCGCGAACGTCATGCCGAGCGAGAACGTCGTGACCGCGCCGTCCGACAGCAGCAGGCTGTAGAGGTAGACGACCGCGACCAGGACGAGCCCCCACACCGCCGCCGACCGGACGGTCGGCGGCCGGTACCGCTCACGGGTCCGGATCGCGGCCCCGCGCAGCCGGTCCTGGGGCAGCACCACCAGGACCACGAACAAGATGATCATCGGGAGCGAGACGCGCAGGTTGCCGGTGAACGTGCCCGCCGACGGCAGGTAGGCCAGCACGTAGTTGGCGGCCAGCCCGAGCACCATCGCGCCGGCGAAGGTGCGGGGGATGCTGCGCAGCCGCCCGAACATCGCCGCCGCGAACGCGTCGATCACCAGCAGCGTCAGCGCATTGGCGTCCAGCCCGCCGCCGCTGATCGGCACGATCAGCACCCCGGCCAGCACGGCCAGCGTCGACCCGAGCGCCCACGACAGCATCGCGGCGCGCTCCGGGTCGTGGCCGTTCAGCCGCAGCAGGTCGGGGTCGTCGACGGACCCGCGCATCACCACGCCCACGCGGCTGCGGGTGAACAGCACCCGCAGCCCCGCGGCGATCGCGACGGCGGCGACCAGGCACACGATCTCGTGGTACCGGACCACCACCCCCGCGACCGTGATCTTCGAGCCCGCGCCGAAGAACATGCCGACGGTGTGGGCCTCGTCGGGATTCCAGATCCACTGCGCCAGGTAGACGGTCCCGAGCAGCACCGCCACCGTCACGATGATCTTCGTGACGTCGGCGGTGCCGCGCAGGCCCCGCATGATGGCGGCGTGCAGGGCGGCGCCCATCGCGGGGCCGGCGACGCCGACCACGACGGTCAGCGCGAGCCACACCGGCCAGCCCCACCGCTCGGTGCAGTGCCAGTACAGGAACGTTCCGAACATGGCTTGCGCGCCATGCGCGAAGTTGAAGATTCCCGAGGTGTTGTACGTCAGCACGAGCCCCGAGGCCGCGATGGAGTACACCGAGCCGAGGACCAGGCCGAGAATGGTGTAGGTCAGGAACGTGGTCACGTGGTCACCGCCACTTGTTCACCGCCATGGGAGGACGCTCCGGCCGCCGTCGCGGTCAGGACGTCTGGGGCTTGATGACGTCGCCGGTCAGGAACTTGGTGGAGATCCGGTCGCCGTTGAGCTGCGTCCCCCACGTCTTCGGGTCGGTCTTGACGACGAAGTCGCCGCCGCACTCGAACTCGCCCGCGTTCTTCGGGTAGACCTGCTCGTACCTGGTCTTGTCCAGCTTGACCATGAGCGAGCACGACGCCGGCTTGTTGGCGCCCGGGTCGGTCGGCGCGTGCAGGCCGCCGCCCGTCCACTCGTGCACCTTCGACAGTTCGTTGATCACGCACTGCCGGGTGAGGTCCGAGCCGCACTTGCTCGCGGACTGCGCCCACAGCAGGAACGCCGAGGTCGCCTGCATGCCGAGCAGCGCGACCTTGCCCTTCTCGGCGCTGACGAGGTCGGTGTACTGCTTGACCGCCGGGACCTTGTCCGCGTTCTCCAGCGGCTGGAAGATCATGCCGACGTGCAGGCGGTCACCCGCGCCGGAGGTGTTCCACTTGGAGACCAGCGAGCTGTACCAGGTCGCCTCGAACACGTAGGTGGGGTCGGCGCCCGCCCGATCGATCGACTCCAGCAGGTTGAACTGCCCCGGGTCGGGCGAGTCGGACGTCCACAGGTACTTCGCCCCGCAGTCCTTGATCTTCTTGGCGAACGGCATGTAGCTGCTCTCGCCCGCGTCGTTCAGCCGGACGCCGCACTCCAGCGGCTTGACGCCGATCCCCTTCATCGCGCTCGCGACCTTGTTGGTGCCGGTGCTGACGGCCGGGGACGTCGACAGCAGCAGATCCGTCCTGTCCTTGTAGTCGGGGAACATCTTCTGCGCGATGCGCAGCGCCCCGATGTTCATCATGTCCACCGGGTACGGGACGGCCTCGTACTTCATCGGGCCCATCGCCGCGTTCGGGCCGACGGTGAAGCCGGCGACGGTCGGCAGCTTGCAGCCCACGCGGTACTGCTCGGCGGCCTCGTCCATCGCGAAGCCCTGCCCGACGAGCATGAAGTCCTGCTTGCAGGACTCCTGCACCACCTTCGCGGACTGCATGTAGGCGGCGTCGTACTGGTTGCCCTTGATCTTGCGCCCGTTGATGCCGCCCTGCCCGTTGCACCAGTCGATCATGGCGCTGACGGCGTCGCCCATCTCCTTGGACAGGCCGGGCGCCGAGGTGAAGCCGCGGTCGTCGCCGAACCCGATCGCGATCTGGTCGTCGGTGACGCCCTGGTCGGTCCTGCCCTTGGCGTCGCCCGGTCCGCACGGCGACGGCAGCGTCCCGAACGCCTTGGCGCCCGCGCCCGCGCTCGCGCTCGCGCTCGCGCTCGCGCCGCCGCCCGGCCCGTTCCCGGCGGCCGTCCCGTCGGTGCCCGAGCGGTCGCTGGCACAGGACGTCGTCACGAGCGCGACCGCGACGGCTCCCGCCGCGAGGCGTCCGATCTTGTCGAGCTTCATACGGACGTACTCCTTTCACCGGCGCGCGCGGACGCGGCCGGTGGCATGGGGTGGGTGAGGTGATGTCAGGCGGGGGGCGTGGTCTGTGTCGCCGCCGGTTCAGCCGAAGTGGGCCTGGCCGCCGTCAAGCGGGATGGTGGCTCCGGTGAGGTAGCGCATGGCGGGCTGGACGAGCGCCACCACGGCCCTGCCGATGTCGTCCTCGCAGTCGCCGATGTAGCCGAGGGGGATCGTCTTGCGGAACTCCTCGGCCTCCTCGGGGTTCGTCTCCGCCCACCACTTCAGCCCGGGAGAAAGGGCGTGCGGGGCGATGCTGTTGGCGCGGATCCCGTCCGGCCCCCACTCGGCGGCGGCCGTGCGGGTCAGCGACCGGAGCGCCTGCTTGGCGGCCGCGTAGGCGCCGAAGGTGGTGGGATCCCAGCGGACCATGGCGGAGGTGACGAGGTTGACGATGCTGCCGCCGCCGCGCGCCTTCATGTGCGGGTGGCACGCCCTCATGAACGCGAACGCGGCGAACGGGCCGGTCGTGAACCCCTTCCGGAACGCGCGGTCGCTCATCTCCAGGAGCGGCCCGTAGGCGCCGGAGTAGGCGTTGTTGACGAGGATGTCGACGCCGCCGAACGTCTCGGCGACCCGCTCGACCACCGCGGGGATCGCCTCGGTCTCGGCGACGTCGCACACGAACGCCTCGGCCTTCGCGCCGCGCGCCCGGACCAGCTCGCACGTCGCGTCGAGCTTGGCCCGCGTCCTGCCGAGCGCGGCGATCGCCGCGCCCTCCGACGCCAGCGCGAGCGCGATGCCCTGCCCGACGCCCTGTCCCGCTCCGGTCACGATCGCGACCTTGCCGCTGAGGCTTCCCATGTAACGACTCCGCTCAGTCCTGCTTCGCGCCCAGCCCGGTCCCCCGCGCCGCACGCGGCAGGGCCCGGACTGAATCAGTCCTGGTGAGGGCCCATGGTGATGTGATGGGGACCACGTGAAGTGACCAGTCCCGCTCACCGGGAATCAC is a genomic window of Actinomadura citrea containing:
- a CDS encoding ABC transporter substrate-binding protein, translating into MKLDKIGRLAAGAVAVALVTTSCASDRSGTDGTAAGNGPGGGASASASASAGAGAKAFGTLPSPCGPGDAKGRTDQGVTDDQIAIGFGDDRGFTSAPGLSKEMGDAVSAMIDWCNGQGGINGRKIKGNQYDAAYMQSAKVVQESCKQDFMLVGQGFAMDEAAEQYRVGCKLPTVAGFTVGPNAAMGPMKYEAVPYPVDMMNIGALRIAQKMFPDYKDRTDLLLSTSPAVSTGTNKVASAMKGIGVKPLECGVRLNDAGESSYMPFAKKIKDCGAKYLWTSDSPDPGQFNLLESIDRAGADPTYVFEATWYSSLVSKWNTSGAGDRLHVGMIFQPLENADKVPAVKQYTDLVSAEKGKVALLGMQATSAFLLWAQSASKCGSDLTRQCVINELSKVHEWTGGGLHAPTDPGANKPASCSLMVKLDKTRYEQVYPKNAGEFECGGDFVVKTDPKTWGTQLNGDRISTKFLTGDVIKPQTS
- a CDS encoding ABC transporter ATP-binding protein, which translates into the protein MPEPDAVAEPAATAPPEPLLELRGIRAGYGAIEVLHGVDLALRPGSLLALLGPNGGGKSTTMRVCAGLHPPTGGDLLFAGRRVNGVSAQDAARLGVCAVPEGRGIFPNLTVRENLWAATGTGARLEDLEERAYARFPILGERRHQLAGSMSGGEQQMLALSRALGSDPAVLLLDELSMGLAPMIVTRMYETVAELVEGGLSVLVAEQFARAVLPIADTAALMLHGRVVAAGPPAEIEDRLSSDYLGG
- a CDS encoding ABC transporter permease subunit; the encoded protein is MTTFLTYTILGLVLGSVYSIAASGLVLTYNTSGIFNFAHGAQAMFGTFLYWHCTERWGWPVWLALTVVVGVAGPAMGAALHAAIMRGLRGTADVTKIIVTVAVLLGTVYLAQWIWNPDEAHTVGMFFGAGSKITVAGVVVRYHEIVCLVAAVAIAAGLRVLFTRSRVGVVMRGSVDDPDLLRLNGHDPERAAMLSWALGSTLAVLAGVLIVPISGGGLDANALTLLVIDAFAAAMFGRLRSIPRTFAGAMVLGLAANYVLAYLPSAGTFTGNLRVSLPMIILFVVLVVLPQDRLRGAAIRTRERYRPPTVRSAAVWGLVLVAVVYLYSLLLSDGAVTTFSLGMTFAIIALSLTVLTGYAGELNLAPLAFGAVATVVAFHFGVQGSGLGARTNIQGVLLAVAAAALVGGLVALPALRLRGLYLALATMAFGEFLSNMVLRDTTEHELFGMRFTLFPDGALVVPPLKVGPLDLRDGTTSLMTATALFALIAVGLAALRGSGYGRRLAAMKDSPAATAMLGQNLVRLKLSVFMISAAIAGLGGVLMSAATGTVAQENFSFVGSLALLMLVVVAGIGYLSGALFGGLMAGVGSAVLVSTFGDLALENEGMATVYRALGHLVLVGTALVGMGVGRNPSGFVHDLVDGYRAIRTARPLLFGAGALGAVLYVLALTGVIGTWTFALAALCVVMLLPAVGRAYLEEGRGGRPVPLELVGVDEPYTDALRVRLDRELGLKGTVHA
- a CDS encoding SDR family NAD(P)-dependent oxidoreductase, whose protein sequence is MGSLSGKVAIVTGAGQGVGQGIALALASEGAAIAALGRTRAKLDATCELVRARGAKAEAFVCDVAETEAIPAVVERVAETFGGVDILVNNAYSGAYGPLLEMSDRAFRKGFTTGPFAAFAFMRACHPHMKARGGGSIVNLVTSAMVRWDPTTFGAYAAAKQALRSLTRTAAAEWGPDGIRANSIAPHALSPGLKWWAETNPEEAEEFRKTIPLGYIGDCEDDIGRAVVALVQPAMRYLTGATIPLDGGQAHFG
- a CDS encoding AMP-binding protein, producing MRDETIAAMLLARLGDARPGLRSRERTWSWDEVVRESAARASLARALRRDGPFHIGVLLENVPEYVLWLGAAALGGATIVGINSTRTGAYLEQEVRHTDLQLVVTDRAGLKLLDGLDIGVPRDRFLLIDDDGYPELVAAHACEPGADESITPLTQLLLLFTSGTTGASKAARCSQGRLAELGRNNSAKYDVKREDVSYCPMPLFHGNALMALWAPSLAVGATVVLARRFSASGFLPDVRYYGATFFTYVGKAIGYVLATPESPDDGDNTLTHGFGTEASPEDKAEFLRRFGARLVEGYGSSESAGMIKQDPQAPPSALGRPAHDGVRIVNPETRETCAPAVLDGHGRVTNAEAAVGEIVDVHGAARFEGYYRNPEADAERVRHGWYWTGDLGYVDGDGFLYFGGRSGDWIRVDSENISALLTQNVVRRHPKIVDAVAFGVPDPRSGDQVMAAIEIPEGVGFEDLDLPAFLARQDDLGTKGAPRFVRVSHALPTTGSGKLKKKELQLDGWRTSDPVFRWAGRGSPEYVPMTEADKAALREEFAAAGRGRFLP
- a CDS encoding ABC transporter ATP-binding protein: MPETPPLLATRGVTVRFGGNTAVDDVSLTMGEGRITGLIGPNGAGKTTMFNTITGLQRPASGQVLLDGDDITRLSPAKRARRGMARTFQRLELFLSLSVRDNVRVAGDVLRATSRRRFDLNEETDRVLERTGLIDVADRDVSDIPIGRARVVEVARALMTSPRVLLLDEPASGQTERETEAFAEMLTGLAAEGLAICLVEHDLPLVMRLCSTVHVLDYGALIASGAPREIKESPEVIAAYIGTEEGSHA
- a CDS encoding NADH:flavin oxidoreductase translates to MNDPTRLRAGDPPATAATRTRGDDPPHPPAAALGPDVFTPAKLGPVTLRNRIVKAATYEGLTKDGQVTDALIDFHVRHARGGVGMTTVAYCAVAPEGRTDRRQIHWRDEAMPGLRRLTDAVHAEGAAVQAQIGHAGPVANPKSNKLPALAPSRHFHLTTQTVAKAATHADLKRVVEAHGRAGRMAIEAGFDSIEIHMGHNYLTSAFLSPKINHRGDEYGGSLENRARLARDIGRAVRDAVGDRIAITAKLNMDDGVPGGFWIDEAIQVARWLEADGTVDALQMTAGSSLLNPMYLFKGDAPLHEFASVMKQPTKLGIKLIGKHFLKSYPYEDLYLLKDARQIRAAVRLPMILLGGVTDRAGMDTAMAEGFAFVAMARALLREPDLINRIKDEPATRSLCIHCNKCMTAIYGGTHCVLSTEPAWGAARA
- a CDS encoding acyl-CoA dehydrogenase family protein; its protein translation is MDLRESEAHRELRAELRAYFAGLLPEDVRRRAGEQGVGGERFREIVKMLGNDGWLGYGWPEEYGGQGRSIAEQYVFFDEVQRAGLPFPFVTVNTVGPTLMRFGTDEQKRAYLPGILSGDLVFAIGYTEPEAGTDLASLRTRAVRDGDRFVIDGSKVFTSGANTADHIWLAARTNPDAPKHKGISILIVPTDADGFSWSPIPTVGGMVVTATYYNGVAVPASSVVGDVDGGWSLITTQLNHERIGLAALGGRMIRLWEDVRDWARENGVIDLPWVRADLARTHAKLEAMRLMNWKMTMAVDAGTLTGAQAGAAKSYGTETHIEVQRTLTGVLGAAGRIRPESPGAVLHGQIEQLSRQGIVNTFGGGVNEVLRDMVAVQGLGLPRSRRS